From the genome of Thermococcus chitonophagus, one region includes:
- a CDS encoding UPF0147 family protein, with translation MTDVEERINQIIQVLREQVVQDTVVPRNIRRAAEQAIEALMNKDKEPAVRAADAIAILEEISEDPNMPLHTRTIIWEVLGALEQIK, from the coding sequence ATGACGGACGTTGAGGAGAGAATCAATCAGATCATCCAAGTTCTCAGGGAGCAGGTTGTCCAAGATACAGTTGTTCCCAGGAACATTAGAAGGGCCGCCGAGCAGGCTATTGAAGCTCTCATGAATAAGGATAAGGAGCCCGCAGTTAGGGCGGCCGATGCAATAGCAATACTTGAAGAAATTAGTGAAGATCCCAACATGCCTCTCCACACAAGGACGATAATCTGGGAAGTTCTTGGAGCTTTAGAGCAGATAAAGTGA
- a CDS encoding tryptophan--tRNA ligase has protein sequence MPEEFKVTPWDVEGIVDYDKLIEQFGTSPLTDDLLERTARLTKSDLPIFFRRRFFFSHRDYDKVLDDYESGKGFFLYTGRGPSGPMHIGHIIPFFATKWLQEKFGVNLYIQITDDEKFLFKEKLTFEDTKRWAYENILDIIAVGFDPDKTFIFQNSEFTKIYEMAIPIAKKINFSMARAVFGFTEQSKIGMIFFPAIQAAPTFFEKRRCLIPAAIDQDPYWRLQRDFAESLGYYKTAALHSKFVPPLTGLEGKMSASKPETAIYLTDDPEEAGKKIWKFALTGGQPTLKEQREKGGNPERCVVFKWLEIFFEEDDKKLMERYYACKNGELTCGECKRYLIQKVQEFLKEHQKKRKKAEELVEKFKYTGKLAQEQWNKAIPEPLRK, from the coding sequence ATGCCAGAGGAATTTAAAGTTACACCCTGGGACGTAGAGGGAATTGTAGACTATGACAAGCTGATTGAGCAGTTCGGAACGAGCCCACTGACTGACGACCTCCTCGAGAGGACTGCAAGACTCACAAAGAGTGACCTACCAATATTCTTCAGGAGAAGGTTCTTCTTCTCCCACAGGGACTACGACAAGGTTTTAGACGACTACGAAAGTGGAAAGGGATTCTTCCTGTACACGGGTAGGGGCCCAAGCGGTCCCATGCATATAGGTCATATAATACCCTTCTTCGCCACCAAATGGTTGCAGGAAAAGTTCGGCGTTAACCTGTACATCCAGATAACGGACGATGAAAAGTTTCTATTCAAGGAGAAACTCACCTTTGAAGACACAAAGAGATGGGCTTACGAAAACATACTAGACATAATCGCGGTAGGCTTTGATCCTGATAAAACCTTCATCTTCCAGAACAGTGAATTTACGAAGATATATGAAATGGCAATCCCAATAGCCAAGAAGATAAACTTCTCAATGGCAAGGGCTGTTTTCGGCTTTACCGAGCAGAGCAAGATAGGAATGATATTCTTCCCGGCAATACAGGCAGCACCCACTTTCTTCGAGAAAAGGAGATGTCTTATCCCAGCTGCAATTGATCAAGACCCATATTGGAGGCTTCAGAGAGATTTCGCTGAGAGTCTCGGCTATTACAAGACCGCAGCCTTACACTCAAAGTTCGTTCCACCGCTAACTGGGCTCGAAGGAAAGATGAGTGCATCCAAACCCGAAACCGCGATATACCTTACGGATGATCCCGAGGAAGCTGGAAAGAAGATCTGGAAGTTTGCGTTAACGGGAGGCCAACCAACGCTTAAGGAGCAGAGGGAAAAGGGAGGCAATCCTGAAAGGTGCGTGGTGTTCAAGTGGCTCGAGATATTCTTCGAGGAGGATGATAAAAAGCTCATGGAGCGCTATTATGCATGTAAAAATGGAGAGCTGACATGTGGAGAGTGCAAGAGATACCTCATACAGAAAGTTCAGGAGTTTCTGAAAGAGCACCAGAAGAAGAGGAAAAAGGCAGAAGAGCTAGTTGAGAAGTTTAAATACACCGGTAAGTTGGCCCAGGAGCAATGGAACAAGGCGATTCCAGAACCACTTAGAAAGTAG
- a CDS encoding DUF5748 family protein, with amino-acid sequence MNSEVVKEFLEDIGADYIELEGEIHLEPRVFYEVWKYVGEPELKTYVIEDEIVEPGEYDPPEMKYTEARKIKIKKIYFETLDGVKVVTDYSEFQKILKEMKS; translated from the coding sequence ATGAATTCTGAGGTTGTTAAGGAGTTCTTAGAGGACATAGGCGCAGACTACATTGAGCTCGAGGGAGAAATACACCTCGAGCCCAGGGTGTTCTATGAAGTTTGGAAGTATGTAGGGGAGCCCGAGTTAAAGACGTACGTGATAGAAGATGAAATAGTCGAACCCGGTGAATATGATCCACCGGAGATGAAGTACACTGAAGCTAGGAAGATAAAGATAAAGAAGATATATTTTGAGACGCTTGATGGTGTGAAAGTCGTGACCGACTACTCCGAGTTTCAGAAGATACTTAAGGAAATGAAGAGCTAA
- a CDS encoding winged helix-turn-helix domain-containing protein, with product MASIDQDELEWLLTILNEHPRESLRSISEKEGVEYHRLKRVYDKYYGKYVFVSAIYDIVKLGLKSYVAFLSVPKVELMTKAKEILKNPFIAHITPIFGFKNGIQAILHVPVDQEKYIPEMLSKYSNDFEFYEVWARKREGNVKFGKWQYSYEYALLLDALKVDARTPMKELEALIGRKRPTIKFMINKLIEDGIIIGFYAYAEHVEPVYDRSFIGIAQDIDIDEFLRKFQDIEIKVGVLKPKGYYLEWFFSSKDDMGSKILEFSPYVEKLAIGYLDMFQELNNEHLKTRFSRMVRKDGKGYRSILEF from the coding sequence ATGGCTTCAATTGATCAAGATGAGCTTGAATGGCTTCTCACAATACTAAACGAGCATCCAAGAGAAAGCCTAAGGAGTATCTCCGAAAAGGAAGGGGTAGAGTACCATAGGCTGAAGAGAGTATATGATAAGTACTACGGGAAATACGTTTTTGTAAGTGCAATATATGACATCGTAAAGCTTGGACTAAAAAGCTATGTTGCGTTTCTTTCAGTTCCAAAAGTAGAGCTAATGACTAAAGCAAAGGAGATTCTAAAGAATCCATTCATCGCCCATATAACACCAATATTTGGATTCAAGAATGGGATACAAGCGATATTACACGTTCCAGTTGATCAAGAGAAGTACATCCCAGAAATGTTGTCCAAATATTCCAATGACTTTGAGTTCTATGAGGTATGGGCCAGGAAGAGGGAAGGGAATGTAAAGTTTGGAAAATGGCAATATTCTTATGAATACGCTCTCCTCCTAGATGCATTAAAAGTAGATGCAAGAACTCCAATGAAAGAACTTGAAGCACTAATAGGGAGAAAGAGGCCAACAATAAAGTTCATGATAAATAAACTAATTGAAGATGGGATAATAATAGGATTCTACGCCTACGCCGAACACGTTGAGCCGGTTTATGATCGGTCTTTCATAGGCATTGCTCAAGATATCGATATAGATGAGTTCCTTAGAAAGTTCCAAGATATTGAGATAAAGGTTGGAGTATTGAAGCCTAAAGGGTATTATTTGGAGTGGTTTTTCTCCTCAAAGGATGATATGGGAAGCAAGATTCTAGAGTTCAGCCCCTACGTGGAGAAGCTTGCCATTGGATACCTAGATATGTTCCAAGAGCTCAACAACGAACACCTGAAAACGAGATTCTCGAGAATGGTAAGAAAAGATGGCAAGGGATACAGATCAATTTTAGAATTTTAG
- a CDS encoding adenosine-specific kinase — protein MVRIEVIDIEKPEGVEVIIGQGNFSIFTVDDLARALLTTVPGIKFGIAMNEAKPQLTRYTGNDPELEKLAAKNALKIGAGHVFVILMKNAYPINVLNTIKNHPAVAMVYGASENPFQVIVAETELGRAVLGVVDGKAANKIETEEQKKERRELVEKIGYKID, from the coding sequence ATGGTAAGGATTGAAGTAATCGATATAGAGAAGCCGGAAGGTGTTGAGGTAATAATAGGCCAAGGTAACTTCTCTATATTTACCGTGGACGATCTGGCCAGGGCTCTTTTAACGACTGTTCCTGGAATAAAGTTTGGGATTGCAATGAATGAGGCAAAGCCTCAACTTACGAGGTATACAGGCAATGACCCTGAGCTTGAGAAGTTAGCTGCAAAGAACGCCCTTAAGATAGGTGCTGGCCACGTTTTCGTGATACTGATGAAGAATGCTTATCCAATAAATGTCCTCAACACGATAAAGAACCACCCTGCGGTAGCAATGGTATATGGAGCTAGTGAAAATCCATTCCAAGTGATAGTGGCCGAGACGGAACTTGGGAGAGCTGTTTTGGGTGTGGTTGACGGTAAAGCAGCGAACAAGATAGAGACGGAGGAGCAGAAGAAGGAGAGGAGAGAACTAGTAGAGAAGATAGGTTATAAAATAGACTGA
- a CDS encoding XTP/dITP diphosphatase: MKIFFITSNPGKVKEASSLLKPLGIEVEQLKFPYPEIQADSLEEVVEFGIRWLKDKVSKPFFIEDSGLFIEALEGFPGVYSAYVYRTIGLDGILKLMEGIENRRAYFKSVIGYYDGKVHIFVGKVYGKISHEKKGTQGFGYDPIFVPDGYDKTFAEMTTEEKNAISHRGKALKEFHRWLKENLK, translated from the coding sequence ATGAAAATATTTTTTATAACTTCAAACCCAGGTAAAGTCAAGGAAGCAAGCTCCCTACTCAAACCCCTTGGCATTGAGGTGGAGCAACTTAAATTTCCTTATCCTGAAATTCAGGCTGATTCTCTAGAAGAGGTTGTTGAATTCGGGATTAGGTGGCTAAAAGATAAAGTCTCCAAGCCGTTTTTTATAGAAGATTCAGGCCTTTTTATAGAAGCCCTAGAAGGATTTCCAGGAGTATATTCAGCTTATGTGTACAGGACTATAGGCCTAGATGGAATATTAAAGCTCATGGAAGGGATAGAAAATAGAAGAGCGTATTTCAAGAGCGTAATTGGGTACTATGATGGGAAAGTTCATATATTCGTAGGGAAGGTTTATGGAAAAATATCTCATGAAAAGAAGGGTACTCAAGGGTTTGGGTACGATCCAATATTCGTTCCCGATGGTTACGATAAGACCTTTGCCGAAATGACAACAGAAGAAAAAAATGCTATCTCTCATAGGGGAAAAGCTTTAAAGGAATTTCATAGATGGTTAAAAGAAAATCTTAAATAA
- a CDS encoding Lrp/AsnC family transcriptional regulator: MAEILDKVDRRLLEELKNNARENIATLSKKLGIPRTTVHYRIKRLVEEGIIEKFTIKPNYKKLNLGTTAFILIRYDPDSGLTQREVAEQIAKIPGVYEVHIIAGEWDLLLKVRASNAEEVGKIVIDRLREIKGVGQTVTMVSFVTVKEEI, from the coding sequence ATGGCTGAAATCTTAGACAAGGTTGATAGGAGGTTGCTTGAGGAGCTTAAAAATAACGCAAGGGAAAATATTGCAACGTTAAGCAAAAAATTAGGAATCCCCAGGACAACAGTTCATTACAGGATAAAGAGGTTGGTTGAAGAGGGTATAATCGAGAAGTTTACCATAAAGCCAAACTATAAAAAGCTAAACCTCGGTACTACAGCATTCATTCTGATTAGATATGATCCCGATTCTGGATTAACTCAGAGAGAAGTTGCCGAGCAGATAGCTAAAATCCCAGGGGTTTATGAGGTTCACATCATAGCGGGTGAGTGGGATCTTCTCCTAAAGGTAAGAGCATCTAATGCTGAAGAGGTTGGTAAGATAGTTATAGACAGGCTCAGAGAGATAAAGGGAGTCGGACAGACGGTAACGATGGTCTCATTCGTCACCGTTAAAGAAGAAATTTAA
- a CDS encoding class I SAM-dependent rRNA methyltransferase, with protein sequence MARVVVDAQAARAIGKGAMIVFKKGVVRVEGEIKPGDIVEVYTRGGKFLGKGFANPHSNIMVRIVTKEKDVEINKDLFRERIRKANEYRKKVLRYTNVYRMVYGEADYLPGLIVDRFNDIASLQISSAGMERFKLDVAEAIMEVEPEIETVFEKNTGRSRRREGLPEIERVLLGKEKYRTIIEEGRAKFIVDMRGQKTGFFLDQRENRLALEKWVRPGDRVLDVFTYTGGFAIHAAIAGAEEVIAIDKSPRAIETAKENAKLNGVEDRMKFIVGSAFEEMEKLQKKGEKFDVVILDPPAFVQHEKDLKAGLRAYFNVNFAGLNLVKDGGILVTCSCSQHVDLQMFKDMIIAAGAKAGKFLKMLEPYRTQAPDHPILMASKDTEYLKCLFLYVENMR encoded by the coding sequence ATGGCAAGGGTTGTAGTTGATGCTCAAGCAGCGAGAGCGATAGGTAAAGGTGCAATGATAGTATTCAAGAAGGGAGTGGTGAGAGTAGAGGGCGAGATAAAGCCTGGTGATATAGTTGAGGTTTACACGAGAGGTGGGAAGTTTCTGGGGAAAGGCTTTGCTAACCCTCACTCCAATATAATGGTGAGGATAGTCACGAAGGAAAAGGATGTTGAGATAAACAAGGATCTCTTCAGGGAGAGGATAAGGAAGGCAAACGAGTACAGGAAGAAGGTTCTCAGGTACACCAACGTCTACAGAATGGTTTATGGAGAGGCTGACTATCTGCCCGGTCTCATAGTTGACAGGTTCAATGACATAGCCTCCTTACAAATATCGAGTGCTGGAATGGAGAGGTTCAAGCTCGACGTTGCCGAGGCTATAATGGAAGTCGAGCCCGAAATAGAAACCGTGTTCGAGAAGAACACGGGGAGGAGCAGGAGAAGGGAGGGCCTGCCCGAGATCGAAAGGGTTCTCCTGGGAAAGGAGAAGTACAGGACTATAATAGAGGAAGGTAGGGCAAAGTTCATAGTTGATATGCGCGGTCAGAAAACCGGCTTCTTCCTTGACCAGAGAGAAAACAGGTTAGCGTTAGAAAAGTGGGTGAGACCCGGAGACAGAGTTCTCGACGTTTTCACGTACACAGGAGGATTCGCAATTCACGCCGCTATAGCTGGGGCGGAGGAAGTTATAGCTATAGACAAGTCTCCGAGGGCCATAGAAACCGCTAAAGAAAACGCAAAGCTGAATGGAGTTGAAGATAGGATGAAGTTTATCGTGGGGAGCGCCTTTGAGGAGATGGAGAAGCTCCAAAAGAAAGGGGAGAAGTTTGACGTAGTAATACTTGACCCTCCGGCCTTTGTCCAGCATGAGAAGGATCTGAAGGCTGGCTTAAGGGCCTACTTTAACGTTAACTTCGCGGGACTGAACCTTGTTAAGGATGGGGGAATTCTTGTAACGTGCTCATGCTCCCAGCACGTTGATCTACAGATGTTCAAAGATATGATAATTGCCGCAGGGGCAAAGGCCGGAAAGTTCCTTAAGATGCTTGAGCCTTACAGGACTCAAGCTCCAGACCATCCCATCCTGATGGCATCCAAAGATACCGAGTACCTCAAATGTCTGTTCCTGTATGTTGAAAACATGCGCTAG